From Pan paniscus chromosome 9, NHGRI_mPanPan1-v2.0_pri, whole genome shotgun sequence, the proteins below share one genomic window:
- the LOC100980652 gene encoding olfactory receptor 5P3 produces MGTGNDTTVVEFTLLGLSEDTSVCAILFLVFLGIYVVTLMGNISIIVLIRRSHHLHTPMYIFLCHLAFVDIGYSSSVTPVMLMSFLRKETSLPVAGCVAQLCSVVTFGTAECFLLAAVAYDRYVAICSPLLYSTCMSPGVCIILVGMSYLGGCVNAWTFIGCLLRLSFCGPNKVNHFFCDYSPLLKLACSHHFTFEIIPAISSGSIIVATVCVIAISYIYILITILKMHSTKGRHKAFSTCTSHLTAVTLFYGTITFIYVMPKSSYSTDQNKVVSVFYTVVIPMLNPLIYSLRNKEIKGALKRELRIKIFS; encoded by the coding sequence ATGGGGACTGGAAATGACACCACTGTGGTAGAGTTTACTCTTTTGGGGTTATCCGAGGATACTTCAGTTTGTGCTATTTTATTtcttgtgtttctaggaatttatgtTGTCACCTTAATGGGTAATATCAGCATAATTGTATTGATCAGAAGAAGTCATCATCTTCATACACCCATGTACATTTTCCTCTGCCATTTGGCCTTTGTAGACATTGGGTACTCCTCATCAGTCACACCTGTCATGCTCATGAGCTTCCTAAGGAAAGAAACCTCTCTCCCTGTTGCTGGTTGTGTGGCCCAGCTCTGTTCTGTAGTGACGTTTGGTACGGCCGAGTGCTTCCTGCTGGCTGCCGTGGCCTATGATCGCTATGTGGCCATCTGCTCGCCCCTGCTCTACTCTACCTGCATGTCCCCTGGAGTCTGCATCATCTTAGTGGGCATGTCCTACCTGGGTGGATGTGTGAATGCTTGGACATTCATTGGCTGCTTATTAAGACTGTCCTTCTGTGGGCCAAATAAAGTCAATCACTTTTTCTGTGACTATTCACCACTTTTGAAGCTTGCTTGTTCCcatcattttacttttgaaataattCCAGCTATCTCTTCTGGATCTATCATTGTGGCCACTGTGTGTGTCATAGCCATATCCTACATCTATATCCTCATCACCATCCTGAAGATGCACTCCACCAAGGGCCGCCACAAGGCCTTCTCCACCTGCACCTCCCACCTCACTGCAGTCACTCTGTTCTATGGGACCATTACCTTCATTTATGTGATGCCCAAGTCCAGCTACTCAACTGACCAGAACAAGGTGGTGTCTGTGTTCTACACCGTGGTGATTCCCATGTTGAACCCCCTGATCTACAGCCTCAGGAACAAGGAGATTAAGGGGGCTCTGAAGAGAGAgcttagaataaaaatattttcttga